A window of the Bacillus sp. A301a_S52 genome harbors these coding sequences:
- a CDS encoding glycerol-3-phosphate responsive antiterminator, with translation MFNLLNSTILPAIRDLKDLDKVVQTKFEYIVLLNTHIGQLKSLVKMLHDHDKKVLLHADLVQGLKNDEYAAQFLCRDIRPEGLVSTRKSVLLTAKKAKLLTVQRLFLLDSLALESSYNMVETIQPDCIEVLPGIMPHIIKEIYEKTNTPVIAGGLIRTETEVKAAIKAGAAAVTTSKKTLWDATF, from the coding sequence ATTTTTAATTTGTTAAATTCCACAATATTACCTGCCATCCGTGACTTGAAAGATTTAGATAAAGTCGTTCAAACCAAATTCGAATATATTGTCTTATTGAATACCCATATAGGGCAGTTAAAGAGTTTAGTCAAGATGTTGCATGATCACGACAAAAAAGTATTACTTCATGCTGACCTCGTTCAAGGGCTTAAGAATGATGAGTACGCGGCTCAATTTTTATGTAGAGATATTAGACCAGAGGGGCTCGTATCAACGAGAAAAAGTGTTTTACTAACGGCAAAAAAGGCAAAGTTACTTACTGTTCAGCGATTGTTCCTTTTAGACTCCCTCGCTTTAGAATCAAGTTATAATATGGTGGAAACGATTCAACCAGATTGTATCGAAGTTTTACCAGGGATTATGCCTCATATTATTAAAGAAATTTATGAAAAAACGAACACGCCTGTTATTGCTGGAGGCTTAATCAGAACAGAAACAGAGGTGAAGGCAGCGATTAAGGCAGGGGCGGCGGCTGTTACAACTTCTAAAAAAACGCTATGGGACGCAACTTTTTAA
- a CDS encoding aquaporin family protein, producing the protein MSPFLGEVFGTMILIIFGAGVVAGVVLKGTKAENGGWIVITMAWGLGVALGVYAVGEISGAHLNPAVTIGFALIGEFPWADVPSYITAQLIGAFIGASLIFCQYYAHFKKTEEVGPKLAVFSTDPAIKHTPSNYFSEVLGTFVLVIGLLFIGANEFTEGLNPLIVGFLIIAIGLSLGGTTGYAINPARDLGPRIAHAVLPIPGKGSSNWGYAWIPIAGPVIGGGLGALMYAALFEGVIYSALWIFIGLFFVVLLISFQLHKNNIRLHKNRKVYHNPKEQKA; encoded by the coding sequence ATGTCACCATTTTTAGGAGAAGTATTTGGAACGATGATACTTATCATCTTCGGTGCAGGGGTCGTGGCAGGAGTCGTCTTAAAGGGAACGAAAGCAGAAAATGGTGGTTGGATTGTTATTACAATGGCTTGGGGGTTAGGTGTCGCGTTAGGAGTATACGCCGTAGGTGAAATCAGTGGTGCCCACTTAAATCCGGCAGTAACGATCGGATTTGCTTTAATTGGAGAATTTCCATGGGCAGATGTACCGTCATATATTACAGCTCAATTGATTGGTGCTTTCATAGGGGCGAGCTTAATATTCTGTCAATATTACGCTCATTTCAAAAAAACAGAAGAAGTGGGTCCGAAATTAGCTGTATTTAGTACAGATCCAGCAATCAAGCATACACCATCAAATTATTTTAGTGAAGTGCTTGGCACGTTTGTTCTCGTCATTGGTTTACTTTTTATTGGAGCTAATGAATTTACAGAAGGTCTGAATCCTTTAATTGTCGGGTTTTTAATCATTGCGATTGGTCTTTCTCTTGGAGGAACCACAGGATATGCAATAAACCCTGCTCGGGATTTAGGACCTAGAATTGCTCATGCTGTTTTACCTATCCCAGGTAAGGGTAGTTCAAATTGGGGATATGCATGGATACCAATTGCAGGACCAGTTATAGGAGGTGGGTTAGGAGCATTGATGTATGCAGCGTTATTTGAAGGGGTTATCTATAGTGCGCTTTGGATATTTATCGGATTATTCTTCGTGGTTTTACTTATCTCTTTCCAGTTGCACAAAAACAATATACGTCTGCACAAAAATAGAAAGGTTTATCATAATCCGAAAGAACAAAAAGCTTAG
- the glpK gene encoding glycerol kinase GlpK, producing the protein MEKKYVLALDQGTTSSRAILFDKEGKIVDIAQREFKQIFPKPGWVEHNANEIWSSILGVMAEVLNNRNVSPKEIASIGITNQRETTVIWEKGTGKPIYNALVWQSRQTDSICEELKTNGYSDLFREKTGLLIDAYFSGTKVKWLLDNVEGAREKANEGKLLFGTIDTWLIWKLSGGKAHVTDYTNASRTLMYNIHELKWDEELLKILDIPSSLLPEVRPSSEVYAQTVNYHFFGEEVPIAGAAGDQQAALFGQACFDKGMAKNTYGTGCFMLMTTGEEAVKSDHGLLTTIAWGLDGKIEYALEGSIFVAGSAIQWLRDGLRMLKSAAETEQYASKVASTDGVYMVPAFVGLGTPYWDSEVRGAVFGLTRGTEKEHFIRATLESLAYQTRDVLEAMVADSGIDVKALRVDGGAVANNFLMQFQSDILDVPVDRPEVQETTALGAAYLAGLAVGFWKDKEEISKQWHIDRTFNPEMAHEDRDELYTGWKTAINATMAFKKRT; encoded by the coding sequence ATGGAAAAAAAGTATGTACTCGCATTAGATCAAGGAACAACAAGTTCACGTGCCATTTTATTTGATAAAGAAGGTAAAATTGTCGATATCGCCCAGCGTGAATTTAAGCAAATTTTTCCTAAACCGGGTTGGGTTGAACATAATGCGAATGAAATTTGGTCTTCTATCTTAGGGGTTATGGCTGAAGTGTTAAACAATCGAAATGTCTCACCGAAAGAAATCGCATCTATTGGGATTACGAATCAAAGAGAAACGACTGTTATATGGGAAAAAGGTACCGGGAAACCGATTTATAATGCTCTTGTTTGGCAATCCAGACAAACTGATAGCATTTGTGAGGAATTAAAAACAAACGGCTATAGTGATTTATTTCGTGAAAAAACTGGACTGCTTATAGACGCTTACTTCTCAGGCACGAAAGTGAAGTGGTTACTAGATAATGTTGAAGGGGCAAGGGAAAAAGCTAATGAAGGTAAACTGTTATTTGGCACAATCGATACGTGGCTTATCTGGAAACTGTCCGGAGGTAAAGCCCATGTAACGGATTATACGAATGCTTCAAGAACGCTAATGTATAACATTCATGAATTGAAATGGGACGAAGAGCTGTTAAAAATCCTTGATATTCCTTCATCGCTCCTTCCAGAAGTGAGACCTTCATCTGAAGTGTATGCGCAAACGGTAAATTACCACTTCTTCGGTGAAGAGGTCCCAATAGCAGGTGCCGCTGGAGACCAACAAGCTGCATTATTTGGGCAAGCGTGTTTTGACAAAGGAATGGCTAAAAACACATATGGTACAGGATGTTTTATGTTAATGACAACCGGTGAAGAAGCGGTTAAATCAGATCACGGTTTACTTACAACGATCGCATGGGGATTGGATGGTAAGATTGAATATGCACTTGAAGGAAGTATTTTTGTAGCCGGATCAGCCATCCAATGGCTCAGGGATGGTTTACGCATGTTAAAATCGGCGGCTGAAACAGAACAGTATGCTTCAAAAGTGGCTTCAACAGATGGTGTCTACATGGTACCTGCTTTCGTTGGTCTAGGGACACCTTACTGGGATAGTGAAGTGCGTGGTGCTGTCTTTGGTTTAACTCGGGGGACAGAAAAGGAACATTTTATTAGAGCGACATTAGAATCCCTCGCTTACCAAACAAGGGATGTTCTAGAAGCAATGGTCGCAGATTCAGGCATTGATGTGAAAGCATTAAGAGTAGACGGTGGGGCTGTGGCCAATAACTTTTTAATGCAGTTCCAGAGTGATATTCTAGATGTTCCAGTTGATCGCCCAGAAGTTCAGGAAACCACTGCATTAGGTGCTGCGTATTTAGCTGGCTTGGCCGTGGGTTTTTGGAAGGACAAAGAGGAAATTTCAAAACAGTGGCATATAGATCGAACATTCAATCCGGAGATGGCTCATGAGGATCGTGATGAGCTTTATACAGGATGGAAAACGGCCATTAATGCCACAATGGCCTTTAAGAAAAGGACATAA
- a CDS encoding glycerol-3-phosphate dehydrogenase/oxidase, with product MVKPFSAVQRETYLQQMNGDSELDILVIGGGITGAGIALDATTRGLSTGLVDMQDFAAGTSSRSTKLVHGGLRYLKQLEFKIVAEVGKERAIVYENAPHVTNPEWMLLPIIKGGTYGKLASSVGLKVYDFLAGVKRKERRNMLSKQETIDKEPLLKRDTLKGSGIYVEYKTDDARLTLEILKEAVHRGTTAVNYAKAETLIYDNEKVAGARVKDLVSGKTYDIRAKKVINAAGPWVDDLREKDNSKKGKYLYLTKGVHIVIDQSRFPLKQAVYFDTKDDGRMVFAIPRDGKTYVGTTDTHYTEEIDSPRMTEDDLSYLINATNYMFPTVQLKREDVESSWAGLRPLIHEEGKSASEISRKDEIFESKSGLLSIAGGKLTGYRKMAERIVDIAANELGIKEKSTTEKITLSGGDVGGADNLTNFIEVWTEKGKEVGLSEKEAKRLVSLYGSNVKRLLEIIETSGSESKHYHLPESVFASLVYGIEEEMVVSPIDFFNRRTSEVIFDIHAVHKHKEGVMKYMKDRFHWSDEEIEFHEKILDEELYYAAHPIETRDKN from the coding sequence ATGGTGAAACCTTTTTCTGCGGTACAAAGAGAAACTTATTTACAACAAATGAATGGAGATTCTGAACTGGATATTTTAGTTATTGGCGGTGGTATTACAGGAGCTGGTATTGCTCTTGATGCAACGACAAGGGGATTATCAACAGGATTAGTAGATATGCAAGATTTCGCGGCCGGTACTTCCAGTCGCTCTACAAAACTAGTTCATGGTGGTTTGAGGTATTTAAAGCAGTTAGAGTTTAAAATTGTGGCAGAGGTAGGTAAAGAACGGGCAATCGTTTATGAAAACGCGCCACATGTGACCAATCCTGAATGGATGCTACTTCCTATTATTAAAGGAGGTACCTATGGTAAGTTAGCCTCTTCTGTAGGCTTAAAAGTTTATGATTTCTTAGCGGGTGTAAAACGCAAAGAGCGTCGAAACATGCTTAGTAAGCAGGAAACGATTGATAAAGAACCACTATTGAAGAGGGATACCTTGAAAGGTAGCGGTATTTATGTGGAGTATAAAACGGATGATGCTCGGCTCACACTTGAGATTTTAAAAGAAGCTGTTCATCGAGGAACGACGGCAGTTAACTATGCAAAGGCCGAGACGCTTATTTACGACAACGAAAAAGTGGCTGGTGCAAGAGTCAAAGATTTAGTGAGTGGCAAAACATATGATATAAGAGCTAAAAAAGTAATTAATGCGGCAGGTCCATGGGTAGATGACTTACGAGAAAAGGATAACTCTAAAAAAGGAAAATACCTCTATTTGACAAAAGGAGTTCATATTGTAATTGACCAGTCGCGTTTCCCTTTAAAGCAAGCAGTTTACTTCGATACGAAAGATGATGGTCGGATGGTATTTGCCATACCGAGAGATGGAAAAACATACGTTGGAACGACTGATACGCATTACACGGAAGAAATAGATTCACCACGTATGACAGAAGATGATTTAAGCTATTTAATTAATGCAACAAATTACATGTTCCCTACAGTTCAACTTAAGAGGGAAGATGTGGAATCTAGTTGGGCAGGATTAAGACCGCTTATTCATGAGGAAGGTAAAAGTGCCTCAGAAATCTCACGAAAAGATGAAATCTTTGAATCTAAATCAGGCCTTTTATCCATTGCAGGAGGGAAATTAACCGGGTATCGAAAAATGGCAGAACGTATCGTTGATATTGCAGCCAATGAATTAGGCATAAAAGAAAAAAGTACGACTGAAAAAATAACTCTTTCCGGTGGTGATGTCGGTGGAGCAGATAATCTAACTAACTTCATAGAGGTGTGGACAGAGAAAGGGAAAGAGGTTGGATTAAGTGAAAAAGAGGCTAAACGATTAGTTTCATTGTACGGATCAAACGTTAAAAGATTACTAGAGATTATTGAAACATCCGGGAGTGAAAGTAAACATTACCATTTACCTGAAAGTGTTTTTGCCTCGCTAGTCTATGGAATCGAAGAAGAGATGGTCGTATCCCCAATTGATTTCTTTAATCGACGGACGAGTGAAGTTATTTTTGATATACACGCTGTGCATAAGCATAAAGAAGGGGTCATGAAATATATGAAGGACCGTTTCCATTGGAGTGATGAAGAGATCGAATTCCATGAGAAAATACTGGATGAAGAGTTATACTATGCTGCACACCCTATTGAAACTCGTGATAAAAACTAA
- a CDS encoding phospho-sugar mutase, with protein MDWKVQYERWRTKQDLDKTLKNDLLALTDHEKDLEECFYKNLEFGTGGMRGEIGPGTNRMNIYTIRKGAQGLAQYIKEAGAEAVKRGVIIAHDNRRMSKEFALEAACTLGANGVKSYVFKALRPTPELSFAVRELDCHSGIMITASHNPPEYNGFKVYGEDGAQLVPEDADRLIAMVDAVENELEVKTEDPVKLERDGLLQWVLEEIDEAYLKQMSKIVMDKALIDEMGEALSIVFTPLHGTAYVPMTEALKRAGFSNVHVVAEQAEPDTEFSTVQSPNPEEHEAFELAIKLGKEKHADVLIATDPDADRIGLAVKSYDGDYHVLSGNQTGALLLDYLLKKKQESKTLPANGVVIKTIVTSELGRAIADSYNLKTLDVLTGFKFIGEKIRQFERSEKDTFLFGYEESFGYLIEPFARDKDAIQPGLLAAEMCAYYKKQNKTLYDGLIHIFDQYGYYLEDLASFVFKGKEGAEKMTRIMATFRKDIAEGKFSDDVHSIEDYKTGVRHIPAQNQTETINLPASNVLKIILKDGSWYCLRPSGTEPKIKCYFGVKGTSIEDAEQRLDAIKNDVLQKVQSL; from the coding sequence ATGGATTGGAAAGTACAGTATGAACGCTGGCGAACAAAACAAGATTTAGACAAGACACTAAAGAATGATTTGCTGGCATTAACGGATCATGAGAAAGATCTAGAGGAATGTTTCTACAAAAACCTCGAGTTTGGAACAGGCGGCATGCGTGGCGAGATCGGACCTGGAACAAATCGTATGAACATTTATACGATTCGTAAAGGGGCACAAGGACTTGCCCAATATATAAAAGAAGCAGGGGCTGAAGCGGTAAAAAGAGGCGTTATAATTGCTCATGACAATCGTCGCATGTCAAAAGAGTTTGCTCTTGAAGCGGCATGCACGTTAGGAGCAAATGGGGTTAAATCTTATGTTTTTAAAGCGTTACGACCGACTCCAGAGCTGTCATTTGCCGTACGAGAGTTAGATTGCCATTCAGGGATTATGATTACAGCAAGCCATAACCCACCAGAATATAATGGATTTAAGGTGTATGGAGAAGATGGCGCGCAACTTGTACCAGAGGATGCCGATCGCTTAATTGCTATGGTTGATGCTGTTGAAAATGAATTAGAGGTAAAGACCGAAGATCCTGTGAAATTAGAGCGTGATGGTCTGCTTCAATGGGTACTGGAAGAGATAGATGAAGCATACCTTAAACAGATGTCTAAAATAGTGATGGACAAGGCGTTAATTGATGAAATGGGCGAGGCGTTATCTATCGTATTCACACCACTTCATGGAACGGCATATGTCCCGATGACAGAAGCATTGAAACGAGCAGGCTTTTCCAATGTCCATGTAGTGGCAGAGCAGGCAGAGCCGGACACTGAATTTTCAACGGTGCAATCACCAAATCCAGAAGAGCATGAAGCATTTGAGTTAGCCATAAAACTCGGTAAAGAAAAGCACGCTGATGTGCTTATAGCGACAGATCCAGATGCCGATCGTATCGGTCTTGCTGTTAAAAGTTACGATGGTGATTATCATGTCCTCTCTGGAAATCAAACGGGGGCTTTATTGTTAGACTACTTGTTAAAAAAGAAACAAGAATCGAAGACATTACCTGCTAATGGCGTGGTCATTAAAACAATTGTTACATCAGAACTAGGAAGAGCGATTGCAGATAGCTATAATTTGAAAACGCTTGATGTTTTAACAGGATTTAAATTTATAGGTGAAAAGATTAGACAGTTTGAACGTTCTGAGAAGGACACCTTTCTATTCGGCTATGAAGAAAGTTTTGGTTATCTAATTGAACCATTTGCAAGAGATAAAGATGCCATACAGCCTGGCCTTTTAGCTGCTGAAATGTGTGCTTATTATAAAAAACAAAATAAGACCTTATACGATGGGCTTATTCATATTTTTGATCAATACGGTTATTATTTAGAAGACCTAGCTTCATTTGTTTTTAAAGGAAAAGAAGGTGCTGAAAAAATGACCCGCATTATGGCCACTTTCCGAAAGGACATAGCAGAGGGGAAATTCTCTGATGATGTACATAGTATTGAAGACTATAAAACAGGCGTCAGACATATACCTGCACAAAATCAGACAGAAACCATTAATTTACCAGCTTCCAATGTTCTGAAAATTATTTTAAAAGATGGGTCATGGTATTGTTTAAGACCTTCTGGTACTGAACCGAAGATCAAATGCTATTTTGGTGTGAAAGGGACTTCTATAGAAGATGCCGAGCAGCGACTAGACGCGATTAAGAATGACGTATTACAAAAAGTTCAATCACTGTAA
- a CDS encoding aspartyl-phosphate phosphatase Spo0E family protein, with the protein MGFEHSLKEQMEVKRALMIVSANKYGFTSSEAIRYSQELDQLMNIYRKVTEGNKTTPVSSN; encoded by the coding sequence ATGGGATTTGAACATTCATTAAAAGAACAAATGGAAGTCAAGCGGGCATTAATGATCGTATCTGCAAATAAATATGGTTTTACGTCCTCAGAGGCGATTCGCTATAGTCAGGAGCTTGACCAATTGATGAATATCTATCGAAAGGTAACAGAAGGTAATAAAACTACCCCTGTCTCGTCGAATTAA
- a CDS encoding dihydrodipicolinate synthase family protein produces MEKLFGVTTAMVTPMNEKGEVNYRELERLTEFLIDKGVNCLYPLGTTGEMFKLNVDERKKVAETVVNTAQKRVKVFIHIGAMTLDDTLLLANHAVSIGATGIGAVTPVFFPADDVQIEAYYQAIAEEVPDNFPIYLYSIPQLASNALSLEVVKRLAANYQNIVGIKYSYPDFLTLKDYLSVRNNSFSVLTGSDSLFLPALAMGCDGVVSGVSCVFPEPFKEIYKLYSQGELAQARNVQQHADNIIQILKGGSNLSYFKKGLELRGIQGGSVKRPQLDLTIEEEKALIENINSWKRKLSLVELLE; encoded by the coding sequence ATGGAAAAACTTTTTGGAGTAACAACGGCAATGGTTACCCCGATGAATGAAAAAGGGGAAGTCAATTATAGGGAGCTAGAACGATTAACTGAATTTTTAATTGATAAAGGTGTTAACTGTTTATACCCATTAGGTACGACAGGTGAAATGTTTAAATTGAACGTTGACGAAAGAAAGAAAGTCGCTGAAACGGTTGTAAACACTGCCCAAAAGCGAGTGAAGGTATTTATTCATATAGGAGCGATGACGTTAGATGATACACTTCTACTAGCCAATCATGCTGTTAGCATTGGGGCAACTGGAATAGGAGCAGTTACACCCGTCTTTTTCCCAGCTGATGACGTTCAAATTGAAGCTTATTATCAAGCAATTGCTGAAGAAGTTCCCGACAATTTTCCGATCTATTTATATAGCATTCCACAGTTAGCTAGTAATGCTCTTTCTCTTGAAGTAGTAAAAAGGTTAGCTGCTAATTATCAGAATATTGTAGGGATTAAGTACAGTTATCCTGATTTTTTAACATTAAAAGATTATTTAAGTGTTAGAAATAATAGTTTCTCTGTTTTAACAGGGAGCGATTCTTTATTTTTACCGGCCTTAGCAATGGGGTGTGACGGTGTGGTATCTGGTGTCTCGTGCGTGTTTCCAGAGCCCTTCAAAGAAATTTATAAGTTGTATTCGCAAGGTGAGTTGGCACAAGCACGTAATGTCCAACAGCACGCAGACAATATCATTCAAATTTTGAAAGGAGGAAGCAATCTCTCTTACTTTAAGAAAGGTTTAGAACTTCGAGGTATACAAGGAGGGTCAGTAAAACGTCCTCAGTTAGATCTAACTATCGAGGAAGAAAAAGCATTAATAGAAAATATTAATTCATGGAAAAGGAAATTATCACTTGTGGAGCTCTTAGAATGA
- a CDS encoding LacI family DNA-binding transcriptional regulator, translated as MKKVTIKDVAKDAGVSVGTVSKVINNKGYIGKETLVKVMASIDRLGYSVNANARSLKSSKSNKVAVLISDISNFYLMSIAKEMEKTIRALGYHMILLSHNDDEQLELASLQIILEQQVDALVIIPTGGNGEMIDSIKRKGIPVISIDRKVDDVVTDLIMDDHYYGSFETVEYLHSLGHERVGVIYGHTKNSIGRERYQGAIDAIKQLNMDEDSTLIKEANFKEEQAYRSTMELLLSPKPPTAIYSCNNTMTKGVLKAVREQGLRVAEDVSIIAFGDSAQWELITPALSLMAQPVKRIGIEASILLKNRLEAHERFAEKQIIIKPELVPGNSCKTIKIRS; from the coding sequence ATGAAGAAGGTAACGATTAAAGATGTGGCGAAAGATGCTGGCGTATCAGTAGGAACAGTTTCTAAGGTTATAAATAATAAAGGCTATATTGGGAAAGAAACATTAGTTAAAGTAATGGCATCCATCGATCGTTTAGGGTATAGCGTTAATGCAAATGCGAGAAGTTTAAAGTCTTCTAAGTCAAATAAAGTAGCCGTTTTAATATCTGATATTTCAAATTTTTATTTAATGTCTATTGCAAAAGAAATGGAGAAAACGATACGTGCTTTAGGTTATCATATGATCCTTCTTAGCCATAACGATGATGAACAGTTAGAGCTAGCCTCTTTACAAATCATTTTGGAGCAGCAAGTGGATGCACTTGTCATCATCCCTACAGGAGGGAATGGAGAAATGATTGATTCAATTAAAAGGAAGGGTATTCCAGTCATCTCCATTGACAGAAAAGTTGACGACGTCGTGACAGATCTTATAATGGACGATCACTATTATGGGTCCTTTGAAACTGTTGAATATTTACATTCTCTAGGACACGAACGAGTTGGTGTTATTTATGGGCACACAAAAAACTCAATTGGTAGAGAAAGGTACCAAGGTGCTATCGATGCCATTAAACAACTTAACATGGATGAAGACAGCACATTAATTAAGGAAGCAAATTTTAAAGAAGAGCAGGCATACCGATCAACAATGGAACTGCTTCTGTCACCTAAACCACCTACAGCCATATACTCCTGCAATAATACAATGACTAAAGGGGTTTTGAAAGCAGTAAGAGAACAAGGACTTAGGGTAGCTGAAGATGTTTCGATCATCGCATTTGGTGACAGTGCACAGTGGGAATTAATCACTCCTGCGCTATCATTAATGGCTCAGCCAGTAAAGAGAATTGGCATAGAGGCCTCAATATTATTAAAGAATCGACTGGAAGCACATGAGAGGTTTGCTGAAAAACAAATAATCATTAAGCCTGAATTAGTACCAGGTAATTCGTGTAAAACTATAAAAATTAGGAGTTGA
- a CDS encoding tripartite tricarboxylate transporter substrate binding protein: MTNKLVNAFMMTFLIFLAACGNQSGEGNTADYPEKQIEVVVPFAAGGASDLVSRTIASEMEEELDVPVVITNRTGGSGANGMYSVRDAQADGYTIGYVPVELAMLESLDLADISPNDFEGIGQLMTIPAAITVPADAPYDTIEEFIQFAQENPGNVTIGNSGTGSIWHIAAAAFADEVEIDVQYVPYEGAAPAVTALMGGHIDAVSVSPSEVISGLNSDDLKVLAVMSEEPDANVPDVPTLQELGYDINLSGWGGFVAPKDTPEEVLDTLREAFEAAATSDTFIQLLDERGMNADYKPGDEFMEFSMEQYDFFTDLIPQVEVEDEES; the protein is encoded by the coding sequence ATGACTAATAAGTTAGTAAACGCATTCATGATGACTTTTCTGATCTTTCTTGCCGCATGTGGAAACCAGAGTGGAGAGGGGAATACGGCAGATTATCCAGAAAAACAAATTGAAGTGGTAGTGCCATTTGCTGCCGGAGGTGCTTCTGATCTTGTCTCTCGAACAATTGCAAGTGAAATGGAGGAGGAGCTCGATGTACCAGTTGTTATTACGAATAGAACAGGTGGTTCAGGGGCAAATGGTATGTATTCTGTAAGGGATGCGCAGGCAGACGGTTATACGATTGGCTATGTTCCAGTAGAACTTGCTATGTTAGAAAGTCTTGATTTGGCAGATATCTCACCAAATGATTTTGAAGGAATAGGTCAATTAATGACCATACCAGCAGCTATAACTGTGCCAGCAGATGCTCCATACGATACAATTGAAGAATTTATTCAGTTTGCACAAGAGAACCCTGGAAATGTCACAATAGGTAATTCTGGTACGGGGTCAATTTGGCATATAGCAGCGGCTGCATTTGCAGATGAAGTGGAAATTGACGTCCAATATGTCCCTTATGAAGGTGCTGCACCAGCCGTTACAGCACTTATGGGAGGGCACATTGATGCGGTCTCAGTGAGTCCTTCAGAGGTTATTTCAGGATTGAATAGTGATGATTTGAAAGTGTTGGCTGTCATGAGTGAAGAGCCAGATGCTAATGTCCCAGATGTTCCGACTTTACAAGAGCTAGGGTATGATATCAACCTTTCTGGCTGGGGGGGATTTGTAGCACCTAAAGATACACCGGAAGAAGTTCTAGACACTTTGAGAGAAGCGTTTGAAGCAGCTGCAACGAGTGACACATTTATACAACTACTTGATGAAAGAGGAATGAATGCAGATTATAAACCAGGAGATGAATTTATGGAATTTAGCATGGAACAGTATGATTTCTTTACTGATTTAATTCCTCAAGTAGAGGTTGAAGACGAAGAATCTTAA
- a CDS encoding tripartite tricarboxylate transporter TctB family protein: MKTANIVMCSVVLIMCSWLFLQTFEFAQGASGAMSPAYFPRMILIVILVTTVLELVASVRLRVVDSFLFDWTKGVKLILFIAVMTLFISLLGVIPFMINASLALFSLGLVLRLPLVPSLVTAISLSVTTYYIFTAGFNIIL, from the coding sequence GTGAAAACTGCAAATATAGTGATGTGCAGTGTTGTGTTGATAATGTGCAGCTGGCTATTTTTGCAAACATTTGAGTTTGCACAGGGTGCATCAGGTGCAATGAGTCCCGCTTATTTTCCTAGAATGATTCTTATAGTGATATTAGTAACGACTGTTCTGGAACTAGTAGCAAGTGTTAGGCTCCGTGTAGTAGATTCATTTTTATTTGACTGGACAAAAGGTGTAAAACTCATTTTGTTTATAGCAGTTATGACACTTTTTATTAGTTTGTTAGGTGTTATTCCTTTTATGATCAATGCTAGTCTAGCACTTTTTTCACTCGGTCTTGTTTTAAGACTTCCTTTGGTTCCCTCGTTAGTAACAGCTATAAGCTTGAGTGTAACGACCTATTATATATTTACAGCAGGATTTAATATTATTTTGTAG